One Nitrospira sp. DNA window includes the following coding sequences:
- a CDS encoding Thiamine pyrophosphate (TPP) domain protein — protein MGTTQDTRERIIVPGPAGFHPPSAAQLGVSLPDPGQGLYYGLLEPDEDKVIEEMARKMLTSPNATIFPGPLVLWAWNDHAVEKAKAVLEIAAQIPEVMIIPMPDYRPKYPKIDPEEVINPNHPNLTIWGNKIEACIFIGVHCHYANLTLKMIRAGTNCCTMAICAEQGHEDAMLTIRDSDTLKLRKTAQIFKKVREEMGIKLPDNGENVRFTGTQSKVHNGKTHTNPMTFMPSAAGPGSASAFGHSPEQMKREG, from the coding sequence GTGGGAACGACGCAAGATACGAGAGAGCGAATTATCGTGCCGGGGCCGGCTGGGTTCCATCCACCTTCAGCGGCTCAGTTGGGAGTGTCGTTGCCTGATCCTGGGCAGGGGCTCTATTATGGATTGCTGGAGCCCGATGAAGACAAAGTGATTGAAGAGATGGCTCGGAAGATGCTGACGAGCCCGAATGCGACGATTTTCCCCGGACCTCTCGTCTTGTGGGCCTGGAACGACCATGCCGTCGAGAAAGCGAAGGCGGTGCTTGAAATCGCCGCGCAGATCCCTGAGGTGATGATTATTCCCATGCCGGATTATCGTCCCAAGTACCCGAAAATCGACCCCGAAGAGGTCATCAATCCGAACCATCCCAACCTGACGATTTGGGGCAATAAGATTGAAGCCTGCATTTTCATCGGTGTTCACTGTCACTATGCCAATCTCACGCTGAAGATGATTCGCGCAGGGACGAACTGCTGCACCATGGCGATTTGCGCCGAGCAAGGGCATGAAGATGCCATGTTGACCATTCGCGATTCGGACACGCTGAAGTTGAGAAAAACCGCCCAAATCTTCAAGAAAGTTCGTGAAGAGATGGGCATTAAGTTGCCGGATAACGGTGAAAATGTCCGATTCACCGGAACTCAGTCTAAAGTTCATAACGGCAAGACTCATACTAATCCGATGACCTTCATGCCTTCTGCGGCAGGCCCGGGCAGCGCGTCGGCATTCGGCCACTCGCCCGAGCAGATGAAGAGAGAAGGCTAG
- a CDS encoding Pyruvate:ferredoxin oxidoreductase, beta subunit: MSLDYVKFSNGFEKFMPKEYRDMVEHGPFGKKVSVSQMGSFKEVLEEHPMCAGCAMTLFIRLAMIAFPNPEDTITVGTAGCGRLAISQAAIPFVYGNYGDQNGVASGLSRGLRLRFGDKPKDVVVMAGDGGTADIGFQQVLHSWFRKERFTTIMLDNEVYGNTGGQESGMTNRGAVLKMAPLGKKFEKMDMLQMAKVAGCAYVATVVPNNPRRVESVIKKAVLIAREVGSTYIQAYTSCNIEYAIPTDKVMEDAKNVENDRYQFSEYITDEAKQFLTERYGYKEFLPKPAAPAPGLPKA, encoded by the coding sequence ATGAGCCTTGATTACGTCAAGTTTTCAAATGGCTTTGAAAAGTTCATGCCGAAAGAATATCGGGATATGGTGGAGCATGGCCCCTTCGGTAAGAAGGTATCCGTTTCGCAGATGGGGTCCTTCAAGGAAGTGTTGGAAGAGCATCCGATGTGCGCCGGTTGTGCCATGACCCTCTTCATCCGGCTCGCCATGATCGCATTCCCCAATCCCGAAGATACCATCACCGTTGGAACTGCCGGTTGCGGGCGGTTGGCGATTTCGCAAGCGGCCATTCCTTTCGTCTACGGCAATTATGGCGACCAGAATGGCGTGGCGAGCGGGTTGTCCCGTGGCTTGCGCCTCCGTTTCGGCGATAAGCCGAAAGACGTGGTCGTGATGGCGGGCGACGGTGGGACGGCTGATATCGGATTCCAGCAAGTGCTCCATTCCTGGTTCCGTAAAGAGCGGTTTACAACGATCATGCTGGACAATGAGGTGTACGGAAACACCGGCGGACAGGAGAGCGGAATGACGAATCGCGGTGCCGTACTCAAGATGGCTCCGTTGGGGAAGAAGTTCGAGAAGATGGACATGCTGCAGATGGCAAAGGTCGCCGGTTGTGCGTATGTGGCGACGGTGGTGCCGAACAATCCCCGCCGTGTCGAGAGCGTCATCAAGAAGGCCGTGCTGATCGCCAGAGAAGTGGGATCGACTTACATTCAGGCCTACACGTCCTGTAACATCGAGTATGCCATCCCGACCGACAAGGTCATGGAAGACGCCAAAAACGTTGAAAACGATCGCTATCAGTTCTCCGAGTACATTACCGACGAAGCGAAGCAATTTCTCACTGAGCGGTATGGCTACAAGGAGTTTCTCCCGAAGCCGGCTGCTCCCGCTCCTGGTCTCCCCAAGGCCTGA
- a CDS encoding Pyruvate:ferredoxin oxidoreductase, delta subunit — MYLVADISVEICAAKSCKLCTQYCPEANTILYSDELGKDKGFKYGSAYVAVDRCKGCAQCVWVCDNMAKNNAIKMIMIDQLPVAALTDNVTYGEKSTTATLVSPVVG; from the coding sequence ATGTATCTCGTAGCCGATATCAGCGTTGAGATCTGTGCCGCAAAGAGCTGCAAGCTCTGCACCCAATATTGCCCCGAAGCCAACACCATTCTGTACAGCGATGAGCTGGGCAAGGACAAAGGGTTCAAATACGGCTCGGCCTATGTGGCGGTGGATCGGTGCAAAGGCTGCGCACAATGCGTGTGGGTCTGTGACAACATGGCGAAGAACAACGCCATTAAGATGATCATGATCGATCAGTTGCCGGTCGCGGCACTGACGGACAATGTTACCTATGGGGAAAAGAGCACGACGGCGACCTTGGTCAGCCCCGTAGTTGGGTAA
- a CDS encoding Pyruvate:ferredoxin oxidoreductase, gamma subunit, translating to MAKRFNIRMAGVGGQGVVTGSHILSTAVINAGGESTIVPFYGSEKRMAPVESYVRVSDEPIYEIGEITFPHIIIIFHPQVITHGKSYTMPFYFGLKEDGIALINNDGPMKLHRDQARELEERRAKLYYFPATKISLEVAGMDLATNMALMGAIGAITGLTTIDALSQAVKDRFLGKGFVVSGGTAALDSVVERKFKKKQELIEKNVAVIRAGWNYAVDHGWAAPSVKRSEAAEAVTA from the coding sequence ATGGCGAAACGGTTCAATATTCGTATGGCGGGTGTGGGCGGCCAAGGCGTTGTGACCGGCTCGCACATTCTCAGTACGGCGGTCATCAATGCCGGGGGGGAAAGTACGATCGTCCCGTTCTATGGGTCGGAAAAGCGCATGGCGCCCGTGGAAAGCTATGTGCGGGTGTCGGATGAGCCCATCTACGAAATCGGAGAGATCACCTTCCCGCACATCATTATCATTTTCCACCCACAGGTCATTACCCACGGCAAGTCCTACACGATGCCGTTCTATTTCGGGTTGAAGGAAGACGGGATTGCATTGATCAACAACGATGGTCCGATGAAGCTTCACCGGGACCAGGCCCGCGAGCTCGAAGAGCGCCGTGCGAAACTGTATTATTTCCCGGCTACGAAGATCTCCCTGGAAGTGGCAGGTATGGACCTCGCCACGAATATGGCTTTGATGGGAGCCATCGGCGCCATTACGGGATTGACGACGATCGATGCGCTGTCTCAAGCGGTGAAGGATCGATTCCTGGGCAAGGGGTTTGTCGTTTCCGGCGGGACGGCCGCGCTCGATAGCGTCGTTGAGCGGAAGTTTAAGAAGAAACAAGAATTGATTGAAAAAAATGTGGCGGTTATTCGCGCCGGCTGGAATTATGCGGTGGACCACGGGTGGGCGGCTCCATCCGTGAAGCGTTCGGAAGCGGCGGAGGCCGTCACCGCCTAA
- a CDS encoding Pyruvate:ferredoxin oxidoreductase, alpha subunit encodes MSEALEPQQKTNPQGDPITSVAAPKSDGKKDPHAEAKRQKVVTPEYMFLEAPRTKEFITGSEAAKEAIRRSNVDLAIAYPITPQSETMQLVGVLYGEGYVKEYYRGEEEVGVMAAIAGGSRAGVRCYTATAGPGTLRGLEGIASWPGHRLPVVAMFTCRVVNAPLAIQPDNIEVSYLINSGMIVFHAENQQDMFDFTMAGFVISEKNDVTLPVGVCCDGFFVTHARGYVRMQDRGIKLPPREPWRGAVPVLDAENPPARLSRDAPVQKSNFMAYNIHAVWQQEVWAAVERSRKYINKYMGGLLTAENMENAEAVIIASGSAAAQSREAARICAEKGIKVGLIKVRSLRPFPTQELRQLCAKTKLIVVPEFNYVGWLAKEVATAIYGYSNAKIIGGPRVYGGQSMPVELIVDEVESGLTGKKSTNVAMSQIMGSSSTDHEAMGHFMRSI; translated from the coding sequence ATGAGCGAAGCATTGGAACCCCAGCAAAAAACGAATCCACAAGGTGATCCTATTACGAGTGTGGCGGCGCCCAAGTCCGACGGCAAGAAGGATCCGCATGCGGAGGCGAAGCGGCAGAAGGTTGTGACGCCGGAGTATATGTTTTTGGAAGCTCCACGGACCAAGGAGTTTATTACTGGTAGCGAAGCGGCGAAAGAGGCTATCCGTCGCTCCAACGTCGATCTCGCCATTGCCTACCCCATTACGCCGCAAAGTGAAACCATGCAGTTGGTCGGGGTCTTGTATGGTGAAGGATACGTCAAAGAATATTACCGAGGCGAGGAAGAAGTCGGCGTCATGGCGGCTATCGCGGGCGGTTCGCGAGCTGGCGTCCGTTGTTATACCGCGACGGCAGGTCCTGGAACATTGAGAGGACTGGAAGGGATTGCTTCATGGCCCGGACATCGGTTACCCGTGGTGGCCATGTTTACCTGTCGGGTGGTGAATGCGCCGTTGGCGATCCAACCTGACAACATCGAAGTATCATACTTGATCAATTCCGGCATGATCGTGTTCCATGCGGAAAATCAGCAGGACATGTTTGACTTTACGATGGCGGGGTTTGTCATCAGCGAGAAAAACGATGTCACACTGCCGGTCGGTGTCTGCTGCGACGGGTTTTTTGTGACGCACGCGAGGGGTTATGTGCGTATGCAAGATCGTGGAATCAAACTGCCGCCGCGAGAACCATGGCGAGGGGCTGTACCGGTTCTTGATGCCGAGAATCCGCCGGCCCGTCTGTCCCGTGACGCCCCGGTCCAGAAGTCGAATTTTATGGCCTACAACATTCACGCGGTTTGGCAGCAGGAAGTATGGGCGGCCGTTGAACGGTCCCGCAAATACATCAATAAGTACATGGGTGGATTGCTCACCGCCGAGAATATGGAAAATGCGGAAGCGGTCATCATCGCATCGGGCAGCGCAGCGGCTCAGTCTCGGGAAGCGGCGCGTATTTGTGCGGAAAAGGGCATCAAGGTTGGGCTGATCAAGGTTCGGTCGCTCCGACCGTTCCCGACACAAGAACTGCGTCAGCTTTGTGCCAAGACCAAGCTTATTGTGGTGCCTGAGTTTAACTACGTTGGTTGGTTGGCTAAGGAAGTGGCGACGGCTATCTACGGATATTCGAATGCAAAGATCATCGGCGGTCCACGGGTCTACGGCGGCCAGTCGATGCCGGTCGAATTGATTGTCGATGAGGTTGAATCCGGCTTGACCGGAAAGAAATCGACCAACGTGGCGATGTCCCAAATCATGGGTTCGTCGTCGACCGACCATGAAGCCATGGGGCACTTCATGCGCAGCATCTAA